A stretch of the Lytechinus variegatus isolate NC3 chromosome 5, Lvar_3.0, whole genome shotgun sequence genome encodes the following:
- the LOC121416231 gene encoding uncharacterized protein LOC121416231 isoform X1 translates to MDIFGEDASTLIWKYGGMTSAALGAITTLTLIVLNALSDGESRRRYEHPHDDEDSKNHHGAIGNDDRRPSQSSSTSSDNNAKNGDDINGDLDDNEVVGDVDGEFDRGKVNHYEHSNGSEVGSTNQLNKRSSKKKLYSK, encoded by the exons ATGGATATTTTTGGAGAAGATGCGAGCACACTTATCTGGAAGTATGGCGGTATGACTTCTGCGGCACTCGGTGCCATCACAACTCTAACATTGATTGTATTAAATGCA CTATCCGACGGAGAATCAAGAAGGCGGTACGAACATCCACATGATGACGAAGATTCTAAAAACCATCACGGAGCAATTGGGAATGACGATCGACGACCAAGTCAATCTAGCAGCACCTCGAGCGACAATAATGCGAAAAATGGCGATGACATAAACGGAGATCTCGATGATAACGAGGTCGTTGGCGATGTTGATGGGGAATTTGACAGAGGCAAAGTAAATCATTACGAGCATTCGAATGGATCAGAGGTTGGTTCTACGAATCAACTGAATAAAAGAAGTTCGAAGAAGAAATTGTATTCGAAATGA